One Anguilla rostrata isolate EN2019 chromosome 15, ASM1855537v3, whole genome shotgun sequence genomic window carries:
- the LOC135241125 gene encoding E3 SUMO-protein ligase ZBED1-like, which yields MENKGAEGSPSDLNLVAHPRAKSKVWKYFGFDTDADGCILHWKKIYCRICMAQIAYSGNTSNLSYHLEKNHPDEFCEFVKSNTEQMREAFATAFSKLKPESSHWLAQESLTVKQSSEYENRKHTDLTSAVISFVCEGMYPLSIVDEPSFKILLKTADPRYIPPSRSYLSAKVLPQKYYLVREAVFKELADVVWCGISTDLWRSHTQNRTYISLSSHFLTHGASNTLSITVRCLKTFEVPEDNTAESITRALYEAFVEWGINPKIYGATTNCAPDIVKACSLLDLSVQMPCLGHTVSQGMNQAFELPRLSSFLGHCRKLVEYFQQSVVAMYLLREKQKQQGQTQCMLISDRVTCWVSTLAMLQRLKEQQFVIASVLAEDSNNHHLILEATEWSMVDSLIELLQPFRLVADMMVSCRYPTISMVKPVLHMLLNTTLKVKDTDLKEVSMAKEVIAKVLSSTYQQTPEIDMFLNVATFIDPRYKKLPFLSPFERSQVESRVLEEAKTLLERRKEEGSGPEESASFSDEPPVKRQAVSTPSPSSNASNLLAVIFCQSGAEENQEELHAQVMEELSNFKSQKVLGLNEDPLRWWSDRMALFPTLPKVLQKYWCIPATSVLPHRLFSSSGNVLRGKRSRLAPAHVDQQVFLYENMRNCYDTEPAEEDEGEWGVEQDQGLAVGDCLAAQTSAMNTKDIFI from the coding sequence ATGGAGAATAAGGGTGCCGAGGGCTCCCCGTCAGACCTCAATCTGGTTGCTCACCCTAGAGCAAAAAGTAAGGTCTGGAAATACTTTGGTTTTGACACTGATGCAGATGGATGCATACTGCACTGGAAGAAAATATACTGTCGGATATGCATGGCCCAAATTGCGTATTCAGGGAACACCTCCAACCTGTCTTACCACTTGGAGAAAAATCACCCGGACgaattctgtgagtttgtgaagaGCAATACAGAGCAGATGAGGGAGGCGTTTGCCACCGCTTTCTCCAAACTCAAACCAGAGTCCTCCCATTGGCTGGCCCAGGAGTCATTAACCGTGAAGCAGAGCTCTGAGTACGAGAACAGGAAGCACACGGACCTGACCTCTGCTGTCATCAGTTTTGTTTGTGAGGGCATGTACCCGTTGTCCATTGTGGATGAGCCCAGTTTTAAAATCCTTTTGAAAACTGCTGATCCCAGGTACATACCTCCCAGTAGGAGCTACTTATCAGCTAAGGTCCTTCCTCAGAAGTACTACCTTGTCCGGGAGGCTGTTTTCAAGGAGCTTGCCGATGTAGTTTGGTGTGGCATTTCCACTGACCTGTGGAGGAGTCATACACAGAACAGGACATACATCTCCCTTTCCAGCCACTTTCTGACCCATGGAGCCTCAAACACGCTGTCCATTACTGTAAGGTGTTTGAAAACTTTTGAAGTACCAGAAGACAACACTGCTGAAAGCATCACTCGTGCACTGTATGAGGCCTTTGTTGAATGGGGGATCAACCCTAAAATCTATGGAGCCACCACCAACTGTGCCCCAGATATAGTGAAAGCCTGCTCACTTCTGGACCTTTCCGTACAGATGCCTTGCCTTGGCCACACTGTCAGTCAAGGGATGAACCAGGCCTTTGAGCTTCCAAGACTCAGCAGCTTTTTGGGCCACTGCCGCAAGCTGGTGGAGTATTTCCAGCAGTCTGTGGTGGCTATGTACCTCCTTCGGGAAAAGCAGAAACAACAAGGCCAGACCCAGTGCATGCTTATCAGTGACAGAGTCACATGCTGGGTCAGCACCCTGGCAATGCTGCAACGTTTGAAAGAACAGCAGTTTGTCATTGCATCGGTCCTGGCAGAAGACAGCAACAACCACCACTTAATACTGGAGGCCACGGAGTGGAGCATGGTGGACAGCCTGATTGAACTCCTACAGCCTTTCAGGCTGGTGGCGGACATGATGGTGTCATGCAGATACCCCACGATCAGCATGGTGAAGCCTGTGCTGCACATGCTGCTCAACACCACTCTCAAGGTCAAAGACACTGATCTCAAGGAGGTGAGCATGGCCAAGGAGGTGATTGCCAAGGTGCTGTCCTCCACTTATCAGCAGACTCCCGAGATTGACATGTTCCTGAACGTGGCCACATTCATCGACCCCCGCTACAAGAAacttcccttcctctccccctttGAGCGTTCCCAAGTAGAGTCTCGGGTCTTGGAGGAGGCCAAGACGCTCCTGGAGAGGCGCAAGGAAGAGGGCTCTGGTCCCGAGGAATCCGCTTCCTTTTCAGACGAGCCCCCCGTCAAAAGGCAGGCTGTCAGCACCCCATCCCCCTCCAGCAACGCCAGCAACCTGTTGGCAGTGATTTTTTGCCAGTCGGGAGCCGAGGAGAACCAGGAGGAGCTACACGCCCAGGTCATGGAGGAGCTGAGCAACTTCAAATCGCAGAAGGTTCTGGGTCTCAACGAGGACCCACTTCGTTGGTGGTCTGACCGCATGGCCTTGTTTCCCACCCTCCCAAAAGTCCTCCAGAAGTACTGGTGCATTCCTGCCACCAGTGTCCTGCCCCACAGGCTCTTCAGCTCATCAGGAAACGTcctgagagggaagaggagcCGCCTGGCCCCCGCCCACGTGGACCAGCAGGTCTTTCTGTATGAGAACATGCGCAACTGCTATGACACCGAGCCAGcggaggaggatgagggagaATGGGGCGTGGAACAGGACCAAGGGTTGGCTGTTGGTGATTGCCTAGCTGCACAGACTAGTGCCATGAACACCAAGGACATCTTTATATGA